The Oreochromis niloticus isolate F11D_XX linkage group LG15, O_niloticus_UMD_NMBU, whole genome shotgun sequence genome includes a region encoding these proteins:
- the LOC102077198 gene encoding uncharacterized protein LOC102077198 isoform X5: MAEFRWIQMLLFLILMLQFKAVTEQHGPTFLIRVGDEVTLPCQNVTAGQPDCNSTGWFFKHFNVAELSRRIPLGLIEEKQKNKSDRLSVTANCSLVIKNITVHDAGQYICRRDTSQDQRLCGQSCSSLSVINMTEHVNNGKVILSCSVLEYDPCSHTVQWIYEGEEKSSDMQISPRGCTATVTFTTSHLNQKFFELLKCNVTNQNSKKVQLFPFSRQSSGGTTDGDKSTDEGSLLPYIIALVCLVALLIVVAFITWKKGKGKKTQIEDNAVSLNTERLGLNPAEIQSDPGKSQEMDDPEDGVNYASISYTKKANSKASAQVHNDEGDTVTYSTVKAPSASLEVSTDPNNLYSTITK; the protein is encoded by the exons atGGCTGAATTCAGATGGATTCAAATGCTTTTGTTCCTGATACTGATGCTTCAGTTTAAAG CAGTAACTGAACAACACGGCCCCACATTCCTGATCAGAGTTGGTGATGAAGTCACTTTGCCTTGTCAAAATGTGACAGCTGGTCAGCCTGACTGTAACAGTACTGGCTGGTTCttcaaacattttaatgttgcTGAGTTATCCAGGCGGATTCCTCTTGGTTTGattgaagaaaaacagaaaaataaatcagacagactgagtGTTACAGCAAACTGTTCTCTGGTCATAAAGAACATCACAGTTCATGATGCTGGTCAGTACATCTGCAGACGCGACACATCACAAGACCAACGACTCTGTGGACAATCCTGTTCTTCTCTGTCTGTCATCAACA TGACTGAACATGTGAACAATGGTAAAGTCATCTTGTCCTGCTCTGTGTTGGAGTATGATCCATGTTCACACACAGTGCAGTGGATCTATGAGGGTGAAGAGAAATCCTCAGACATGCAGATATCACCACGAGGCTGCACTGCCACTGTGACATTTACAACATCTCACCTTAATCAGAAGTTTTTTGAGTTATTAAAGTGTAATGTGACAAATCAGAACAGCAAGAAAGTGCAGCTGTTTCCTTTCAGCCGTCAGTCCTCAGGTGGGACAACAG ATGGGGATAAATCAACGGATGAAG GTTCATTATTGCCGTATATTATTGCTCTTGTATGTTTAGTGGCACTCTTAATTGTTGTAGCATTCATCACATGGAAGAAAGGTAAAG ggaaaaaaacacaaatagaaGACAATGCTGTGAGTTTAAACACTGAA AGATTAGGTTTAAACCCAGCTGAGATTCAGTCTGATCCAGGAAAGAGTCAGGAGATG GATGATCCTGAGGATGGAGTTAACTATGCTTCCATCAGCTACACTAAGAAGGCCAACAGTAAGGCCAGTGCTCAG GTCCACAATGATGAAGGTGACACTGTGACATACAGCACTGTGAAAGCTCCCTCAGCTTCTCTTGAAGTCTCCACTGATCCCAACAACCTGTATTCCACCATCACCAAATAA
- the LOC112842452 gene encoding uncharacterized protein LOC112842452 — protein sequence MAAVMWIQMSSFLLLMLQITAETTPQTLSSFRAARAGHDIILSCENVIDGQHNCDYTTWNFIDSRNTASVELVAHGQINENVKAEYTRLSVTANCSLLIKKVKAEDVGGYTCRQYKTRGGPQEGPDFTVYLSVINMTEHENNDKVIVNCSVLTHGHCRHTVEWLHEGEKNKSDVENKPGSCSVTVTFKRSHRDQKSKFYNSLKCKVTNNYTKEEQLFPFKLKSSREKTVCRFFS from the exons CAGAAACAACACCACAGACTTTGTCCTCCTTCAGAGCTGCCAGAGCTGGACATGACATCATTTTGTCTTGTGAAAATGTGATAGATGGTCAACATAACTGTGACTATACTACCTGGAATTTCATTGATTCAAGAAACACAGCATCAGTAGAGCTGGTTGCTCATGGACAgattaatgaaaatgttaaagCTGAATACACCAGACTGAGTGTTACAGCGAACTGTTCTCTGCTTATAAAGAAGGTCAAAGCTGAAGATGTTGGTGGTTACACCTGCAGACAGTACAAAACAAGAGGAGGACCACAAGAAGGCCCAGACTTTACAGTTTATCTGTCTGTTATTAACA TGACTGAACATGAGAACAATGATAAAGTCATTGTGAACTGCTCTGTGCTGACACATGGACACTGTAGACACACAGTGGAGTGGCTGCATGAGGGTGAAAAGAATAAATCAGACGTGGAGAATAAACCAGGTTCCTGCTCTGTGACTGTGACATTTAAAAGATCTCACCGTGATCAGAAGTCAAAGTTTTATAATTCATTGAAGTGTAAAGTGACAAATAATTACACTAAAGAAGAACAACTGTTTCCCTTCAAACTCAAGTCCTCACGTGAGAAAACAG Tttgcaggtttttttcttga
- the LOC100704475 gene encoding fatty acid-binding protein, brain, whose product MVDTFCATWKLIESENFDEYMKGLGVGFATRQVGNVTKPTVIISQEGDKVVIRTQSTFKNTEISFKLGEEFDETTADDRNCKSTVTLEGDKLVHVQKWDGKETKFVREIKDDKLVMNLTFEDIHAVRTYEKA is encoded by the exons ATGGTCGACACCTTCTGTGCCACTTGGAAACTGATTGAAAGTGAGAATTTTGATGAGTATATGAAAGGACTTG GTGTTGGCTTTGCCACCAGGCAGGTTGGTAATGTGACTAAGCCAACTGTAATCATCAGCCAGGAGGGAGACAAGGTGGTGATCCGCACCCAGAGCACCTTCAAGAACACAGAGATCTCCTTCAAGCTGGGAGAGGAGTTTGATGAAACCACTGCTGATGACAGAAACTGCAAA tcCACAGTGACTCTGGAGGGGGACAAGCTGGTCCACGTCCAGAAGTGGGACGGCAAAGAGACCAAGTTTGTCAGAGAAATCAAGGACGACAAGCTGGTCATG AATCTGACCTTCGAAGACATCCACGCAGTGCGTACCTATGAGAAGGCATGA
- the LOC102077198 gene encoding uncharacterized protein LOC102077198 isoform X3 encodes MMAEFRWIQMLLFLILMLQFKAVTGQRGPTFLVRVGDEVTLPCQNVTVGQPECGRTDWFFKRLNVAESVRLIHLGLIEEKHKNKSDRLSVTANCSLVIKNISVHDAGQYTCRRDTSQDQRQFTDSCSSLSVINMTEHVNNGKVILSCSVLEYDPCSHTVQWIYEGEEKSSDMQISPRGCTATVTFTTSHLNQKFFELLKCNVTNQNSKKVQLFPFSRQSSGGTTDGDKSTDEGSLLPYIIALVCLVALLIVVAFITWKKGKGKKTQIEDNAVSLNTERLGLNPAEIQSDPGKSQEMDDPEDGVNYASISYTKKANSKASAQVHNDEGDTVTYSTVKAPSASLEVSTDPNNLYSTITK; translated from the exons atgATGGCTGAGTTCAGATGGATTCAaatgcttctgttcctgataCTGATGCTTCAGTTTAAAG CAGTAACTGGACAACGCGGCCCCACATTCCTGGTCAGAGTTGGTGATGAAGTCACTTTGCCTTGTCAAAATGTGACAGTTGGTCAGCCTGAGTGTGGCAGAACTGACTGGTTCTTCAAACGTTTGAATGTTGCTGAGTCAGTCAGGCTGATTCATCTCGGTTTGattgaagaaaaacacaaaaataaatcagacagactgagtGTTACAGCAAACTGTTCTCTGGTCATAAAGAACATCTCAGTTCATGATGCTGGTCAGTACACCTGCAGACGCGACACATCACAAGACCAACGACAATTTACAGATTCCTGTTCTTCTCTGTCTGTCATCAACA TGACTGAACATGTGAACAATGGTAAAGTCATCTTGTCCTGCTCTGTGTTGGAGTATGATCCATGTTCACACACAGTGCAGTGGATCTATGAGGGTGAAGAGAAATCCTCAGACATGCAGATATCACCACGAGGCTGCACTGCCACTGTGACATTTACAACATCTCACCTTAATCAGAAGTTTTTTGAGTTATTAAAGTGTAATGTGACAAATCAGAACAGCAAGAAAGTGCAGCTGTTTCCTTTCAGCCGTCAGTCCTCAGGTGGGACAACAG ATGGGGATAAATCAACGGATGAAG GTTCATTATTGCCGTATATTATTGCTCTTGTATGTTTAGTGGCACTCTTAATTGTTGTAGCATTCATCACATGGAAGAAAGGTAAAG ggaaaaaaacacaaatagaaGACAATGCTGTGAGTTTAAACACTGAA AGATTAGGTTTAAACCCAGCTGAGATTCAGTCTGATCCAGGAAAGAGTCAGGAGATG GATGATCCTGAGGATGGAGTTAACTATGCTTCCATCAGCTACACTAAGAAGGCCAACAGTAAGGCCAGTGCTCAG GTCCACAATGATGAAGGTGACACTGTGACATACAGCACTGTGAAAGCTCCCTCAGCTTCTCTTGAAGTCTCCACTGATCCCAACAACCTGTATTCCACCATCACCAAATAA
- the LOC102077198 gene encoding uncharacterized protein LOC102077198 isoform X4, translating into MMAEFRWIQMLLFLILMLQFKAAVTGQRGPTFLVRVGDEVTLPCQNVTVGQPECGRTDWFFKRLNVAESVRLIHLGLIEEKHKNKSDRLSVTANCSLVIKNISVHDAGQYTCRRDTSQDQRQFTDSCSSLSVINMTEHVNNGKVILSCSVLEYDPCSHTVQWIYEGEEKSSDMQISPRGCTATVTFTTSHLNQKFFELLKCNVTNQNSKKVQLFPFSRQSSGGTTDGDKSTDEGSLLPYIIALVCLVALLIVVAFITWKKGKKTQIEDNAVSLNTERLGLNPAEIQSDPGKSQEMDDPEDGVNYASISYTKKANSKASAQVHNDEGDTVTYSTVKAPSASLEVSTDPNNLYSTITK; encoded by the exons atgATGGCTGAGTTCAGATGGATTCAaatgcttctgttcctgataCTGATGCTTCAGTTTAAAG CAGCAGTAACTGGACAACGCGGCCCCACATTCCTGGTCAGAGTTGGTGATGAAGTCACTTTGCCTTGTCAAAATGTGACAGTTGGTCAGCCTGAGTGTGGCAGAACTGACTGGTTCTTCAAACGTTTGAATGTTGCTGAGTCAGTCAGGCTGATTCATCTCGGTTTGattgaagaaaaacacaaaaataaatcagacagactgagtGTTACAGCAAACTGTTCTCTGGTCATAAAGAACATCTCAGTTCATGATGCTGGTCAGTACACCTGCAGACGCGACACATCACAAGACCAACGACAATTTACAGATTCCTGTTCTTCTCTGTCTGTCATCAACA TGACTGAACATGTGAACAATGGTAAAGTCATCTTGTCCTGCTCTGTGTTGGAGTATGATCCATGTTCACACACAGTGCAGTGGATCTATGAGGGTGAAGAGAAATCCTCAGACATGCAGATATCACCACGAGGCTGCACTGCCACTGTGACATTTACAACATCTCACCTTAATCAGAAGTTTTTTGAGTTATTAAAGTGTAATGTGACAAATCAGAACAGCAAGAAAGTGCAGCTGTTTCCTTTCAGCCGTCAGTCCTCAGGTGGGACAACAG ATGGGGATAAATCAACGGATGAAG GTTCATTATTGCCGTATATTATTGCTCTTGTATGTTTAGTGGCACTCTTAATTGTTGTAGCATTCATCACATGGAAGAAAG ggaaaaaaacacaaatagaaGACAATGCTGTGAGTTTAAACACTGAA AGATTAGGTTTAAACCCAGCTGAGATTCAGTCTGATCCAGGAAAGAGTCAGGAGATG GATGATCCTGAGGATGGAGTTAACTATGCTTCCATCAGCTACACTAAGAAGGCCAACAGTAAGGCCAGTGCTCAG GTCCACAATGATGAAGGTGACACTGTGACATACAGCACTGTGAAAGCTCCCTCAGCTTCTCTTGAAGTCTCCACTGATCCCAACAACCTGTATTCCACCATCACCAAATAA
- the LOC102077198 gene encoding uncharacterized protein LOC102077198 isoform X1, whose protein sequence is MMAEFRWIQMLLFLILMLQFKAAVTGQRGPTFLVRVGDEVTLPCQNVTVGQPECGRTDWFFKRLNVAESVRLIHLGLIEEKHKNKSDRLSVTANCSLVIKNISVHDAGQYTCRRDTSQDQRQFTDSCSSLSVINMTEHVNNGKVILSCSVLEYDPCSHTVQWIYEGEEKSSDMQISPRGCTATVTFTTSHLNQKFFELLKCNVTNQNSKKVQLFPFSRQSSGGTTDGDKSTDEGSLLPYIIALVCLVALLIVVAFITWKKGKGKKTQIEDNAVSLNTERLGLNPAEIQSDPGKSQEMDDPEDGVNYASISYTKKANSKASAQVHNDEGDTVTYSTVKAPSASLEVSTDPNNLYSTITK, encoded by the exons atgATGGCTGAGTTCAGATGGATTCAaatgcttctgttcctgataCTGATGCTTCAGTTTAAAG CAGCAGTAACTGGACAACGCGGCCCCACATTCCTGGTCAGAGTTGGTGATGAAGTCACTTTGCCTTGTCAAAATGTGACAGTTGGTCAGCCTGAGTGTGGCAGAACTGACTGGTTCTTCAAACGTTTGAATGTTGCTGAGTCAGTCAGGCTGATTCATCTCGGTTTGattgaagaaaaacacaaaaataaatcagacagactgagtGTTACAGCAAACTGTTCTCTGGTCATAAAGAACATCTCAGTTCATGATGCTGGTCAGTACACCTGCAGACGCGACACATCACAAGACCAACGACAATTTACAGATTCCTGTTCTTCTCTGTCTGTCATCAACA TGACTGAACATGTGAACAATGGTAAAGTCATCTTGTCCTGCTCTGTGTTGGAGTATGATCCATGTTCACACACAGTGCAGTGGATCTATGAGGGTGAAGAGAAATCCTCAGACATGCAGATATCACCACGAGGCTGCACTGCCACTGTGACATTTACAACATCTCACCTTAATCAGAAGTTTTTTGAGTTATTAAAGTGTAATGTGACAAATCAGAACAGCAAGAAAGTGCAGCTGTTTCCTTTCAGCCGTCAGTCCTCAGGTGGGACAACAG ATGGGGATAAATCAACGGATGAAG GTTCATTATTGCCGTATATTATTGCTCTTGTATGTTTAGTGGCACTCTTAATTGTTGTAGCATTCATCACATGGAAGAAAGGTAAAG ggaaaaaaacacaaatagaaGACAATGCTGTGAGTTTAAACACTGAA AGATTAGGTTTAAACCCAGCTGAGATTCAGTCTGATCCAGGAAAGAGTCAGGAGATG GATGATCCTGAGGATGGAGTTAACTATGCTTCCATCAGCTACACTAAGAAGGCCAACAGTAAGGCCAGTGCTCAG GTCCACAATGATGAAGGTGACACTGTGACATACAGCACTGTGAAAGCTCCCTCAGCTTCTCTTGAAGTCTCCACTGATCCCAACAACCTGTATTCCACCATCACCAAATAA
- the LOC102077198 gene encoding uncharacterized protein LOC102077198 isoform X2 encodes MAEFRWIQMLLFLILMLQFKAAVTEQHGPTFLIRVGDEVTLPCQNVTAGQPDCNSTGWFFKHFNVAELSRRIPLGLIEEKQKNKSDRLSVTANCSLVIKNITVHDAGQYICRRDTSQDQRLCGQSCSSLSVINMTEHVNNGKVILSCSVLEYDPCSHTVQWIYEGEEKSSDMQISPRGCTATVTFTTSHLNQKFFELLKCNVTNQNSKKVQLFPFSRQSSGGTTDGDKSTDEGSLLPYIIALVCLVALLIVVAFITWKKGKGKKTQIEDNAVSLNTERLGLNPAEIQSDPGKSQEMDDPEDGVNYASISYTKKANSKASAQVHNDEGDTVTYSTVKAPSASLEVSTDPNNLYSTITK; translated from the exons atGGCTGAATTCAGATGGATTCAAATGCTTTTGTTCCTGATACTGATGCTTCAGTTTAAAG CAGCAGTAACTGAACAACACGGCCCCACATTCCTGATCAGAGTTGGTGATGAAGTCACTTTGCCTTGTCAAAATGTGACAGCTGGTCAGCCTGACTGTAACAGTACTGGCTGGTTCttcaaacattttaatgttgcTGAGTTATCCAGGCGGATTCCTCTTGGTTTGattgaagaaaaacagaaaaataaatcagacagactgagtGTTACAGCAAACTGTTCTCTGGTCATAAAGAACATCACAGTTCATGATGCTGGTCAGTACATCTGCAGACGCGACACATCACAAGACCAACGACTCTGTGGACAATCCTGTTCTTCTCTGTCTGTCATCAACA TGACTGAACATGTGAACAATGGTAAAGTCATCTTGTCCTGCTCTGTGTTGGAGTATGATCCATGTTCACACACAGTGCAGTGGATCTATGAGGGTGAAGAGAAATCCTCAGACATGCAGATATCACCACGAGGCTGCACTGCCACTGTGACATTTACAACATCTCACCTTAATCAGAAGTTTTTTGAGTTATTAAAGTGTAATGTGACAAATCAGAACAGCAAGAAAGTGCAGCTGTTTCCTTTCAGCCGTCAGTCCTCAGGTGGGACAACAG ATGGGGATAAATCAACGGATGAAG GTTCATTATTGCCGTATATTATTGCTCTTGTATGTTTAGTGGCACTCTTAATTGTTGTAGCATTCATCACATGGAAGAAAGGTAAAG ggaaaaaaacacaaatagaaGACAATGCTGTGAGTTTAAACACTGAA AGATTAGGTTTAAACCCAGCTGAGATTCAGTCTGATCCAGGAAAGAGTCAGGAGATG GATGATCCTGAGGATGGAGTTAACTATGCTTCCATCAGCTACACTAAGAAGGCCAACAGTAAGGCCAGTGCTCAG GTCCACAATGATGAAGGTGACACTGTGACATACAGCACTGTGAAAGCTCCCTCAGCTTCTCTTGAAGTCTCCACTGATCCCAACAACCTGTATTCCACCATCACCAAATAA